A single region of the Variovorax paradoxus genome encodes:
- a CDS encoding ribonucleotide-diphosphate reductase subunit beta has protein sequence MLTWDEEVKPSLPKDMQQGLQQHHASTSGLPAGRPVDAPTSSIAQPTAPVAAQRVKASDKRIINGQTDVNQLVPFKYKWAWEKYLATCANHWMPQEVNMTRDIALWKDPNGLTEDERRIVKRNLGFFVTADSLAANNIVLGTYRHITAPECRQFLLRQAFEEAIHTHAYQYIVESLGLDESEIFNAYNEVPSIREKDQFLIPFIDAISDPHFKTGTHETDQTLLKSLIVFACLMEGLFFYVGFTQILALGRQNKMTGAAEQYQYILRDESMHCNFGIDLINQLKLENPGLWTNEFKAEIKALFMKAVELEYKYAEDTMPRGVLGMNASMFKGYLRYIANRRAQQIGLETLFPNEENPFPWMSEMIDLKKERNFFETRVIEYQSGGALSWD, from the coding sequence ATGTTGACCTGGGACGAAGAAGTCAAGCCCTCCTTACCAAAGGATATGCAACAAGGATTGCAGCAACACCACGCATCGACCAGCGGCTTGCCCGCAGGCCGACCGGTGGACGCTCCGACTTCGTCGATTGCACAACCCACGGCCCCCGTCGCAGCGCAGCGCGTCAAGGCTTCCGACAAGCGCATCATCAACGGCCAGACCGACGTCAACCAGCTGGTGCCGTTCAAGTACAAGTGGGCTTGGGAAAAATACCTCGCCACTTGCGCCAACCACTGGATGCCGCAAGAAGTGAACATGACGCGCGACATCGCGTTGTGGAAAGACCCGAACGGCCTGACCGAAGACGAGCGCCGCATCGTCAAGCGCAACCTCGGCTTCTTCGTGACCGCCGACTCGCTGGCCGCCAACAACATCGTGCTGGGCACCTACCGCCACATCACGGCACCCGAATGCCGCCAGTTCCTGCTGCGCCAGGCTTTCGAGGAAGCGATCCACACGCACGCGTACCAGTACATCGTCGAGTCGCTCGGCCTGGACGAGAGCGAGATCTTCAACGCCTACAACGAAGTGCCGTCGATCCGCGAGAAGGACCAGTTCCTGATCCCGTTCATCGACGCCATCAGCGACCCCCACTTCAAGACCGGCACGCACGAAACCGACCAGACGCTGCTCAAGTCGCTGATCGTGTTCGCCTGCCTGATGGAAGGTCTGTTCTTCTACGTCGGCTTCACGCAGATTCTTGCGCTGGGCCGCCAGAACAAGATGACCGGCGCCGCCGAGCAGTACCAGTACATCCTGCGCGACGAGTCGATGCACTGCAATTTCGGCATCGACCTGATCAACCAGCTCAAGCTCGAGAACCCCGGCCTCTGGACCAACGAGTTCAAGGCCGAGATCAAGGCCCTCTTCATGAAGGCCGTCGAGCTCGAGTACAAATACGCCGAAGACACCATGCCGCGCGGTGTGCTCGGCATGAACGCCTCCATGTTCAAGGGCTACCTGCGCTACATTGCCAACCGGCGTGCACAGCAGATCGGCCTCGAAACGCTCTTCCCGAACGAGGAAAACCCGTTCCCCTGGATGAGCGAAATGATTGACCTGAAGAAAGAGCGCAATTTCTTCGAGACCCGCGTGATCGAGTACCAGTCGGGTGGCGCGCTCTCCTGGGATTGA
- a CDS encoding histone H1-like DNA-binding protein, with amino-acid sequence MATAKKAPAKKAAAKKAPAKKVAAAKKAPAKKVAAKKAPAKKVAAKKVAAKKAPAKKVAAKKAAPAKKAAAKKAPAKKAAAKKAPAKKAAAKKAPAKKAAAKKAPAKKAAAKKAPAKKAAAKKAAKKPAAKPAAAAKKPAAKKAAKAAPAAAPAPAAQTTLNPQAAWPFPTASKP; translated from the coding sequence ATGGCAACTGCAAAGAAAGCGCCGGCTAAGAAAGCCGCTGCAAAGAAGGCTCCGGCAAAGAAGGTCGCGGCCGCTAAGAAGGCTCCCGCCAAGAAGGTAGCTGCGAAGAAGGCTCCGGCCAAGAAGGTCGCAGCCAAGAAGGTAGCCGCCAAGAAGGCGCCTGCGAAGAAGGTAGCCGCCAAGAAGGCAGCTCCGGCAAAGAAGGCCGCTGCCAAGAAGGCTCCGGCGAAGAAGGCCGCAGCGAAGAAGGCTCCTGCCAAGAAGGCGGCGGCGAAGAAGGCTCCGGCGAAGAAGGCCGCTGCCAAGAAGGCCCCTGCGAAGAAGGCTGCCGCCAAGAAGGCTCCCGCCAAAAAGGCTGCGGCCAAGAAAGCCGCGAAAAAGCCCGCTGCCAAGCCTGCCGCTGCTGCCAAGAAGCCTGCTGCGAAGAAGGCCGCAAAGGCAGCACCTGCCGCAGCGCCTGCTCCTGCTGCGCAAACGACGCTGAACCCGCAGGCAGCTTGGCCGTTTCCGACGGCCAGCAAGCCCTGA
- the ampD gene encoding 1,6-anhydro-N-acetylmuramyl-L-alanine amidase AmpD: MPTIEAATSNASGDDGLWRAGWYRFAKALQSPNFGPRPAGAQTDLIVLHSISLPPGEYGGDAVQQLFANQLDWDAHPYFQSIRGLQVSSHFYVRRNGELWQFVSCDERAWHAGVSSWRGRENCNDDSIGIELEGLEGQPFDEAQYETLASLCAAIAQHYAIAFIAGHEHIAPGRKQDPGAGFDWQLLRGQLGWSPRMFPEQVLPL; the protein is encoded by the coding sequence ATGCCGACGATTGAAGCAGCAACGTCGAACGCGAGCGGCGACGACGGCCTCTGGCGCGCCGGCTGGTACCGCTTTGCAAAGGCGCTGCAATCGCCGAATTTCGGCCCGCGACCGGCAGGCGCGCAGACCGACCTGATCGTGCTGCATTCCATCAGCCTGCCGCCCGGCGAATATGGCGGCGATGCGGTGCAGCAGCTCTTCGCGAACCAGCTCGACTGGGACGCGCACCCTTACTTCCAATCCATTCGCGGCCTGCAGGTTTCCTCGCACTTCTATGTGCGGCGCAACGGCGAACTCTGGCAGTTCGTGAGCTGCGACGAGCGCGCCTGGCATGCCGGCGTGTCGTCCTGGCGTGGCCGCGAAAACTGCAACGACGATTCGATCGGCATCGAACTCGAGGGCCTGGAAGGCCAGCCCTTCGACGAGGCCCAATACGAAACGCTGGCCAGCCTTTGCGCGGCGATTGCGCAGCACTATGCCATCGCGTTCATCGCGGGCCATGAGCACATTGCGCCGGGCCGCAAACAGGATCCGGGCGCGGGCTTTGACTGGCAATTGCTGCGCGGCCAGCTCGGCTGGAGTCCGCGGATGTTTCCCGAACAGGTGCTGCCGCTCTAA
- a CDS encoding sigma-54-dependent transcriptional regulator, with product MSTPNPPSLQRPANILVIDDEPDLRTLYELTLLREGYRVEAAGSVSEAWEHLEAGQFDAVITDMRLPDGQGMEIIHRIQKDQRTERCVVMTAYGSAENAVEALKAGAFDYLTKPVDLKQFRAVVASAVQAQHAAPAKTMKAAPAAQGERAGDTPGVTGSGIAALERLVGNSEPMRLVKSRIAKVARGMAPVLVRGESGTGKELVARAVHACSQRSDGPFVAVNCGAIPENLLEAEFFGARKGSYTGSSQDRDGYFQAARGGTLFLDEIGDLPLAMQSKLLRAIQERSVRSIGSTQEDAVDVRVVSATHKDLHAEVNAGRFRQDLFYRLNVIEIAVPALRDRREDLPALCAALLARIAHDGGLPVPHLSADLLHRLAQHPLHGNVRELENLLHRAVALNDGDELHLDLMGGGQPAVAGLAASAPSSSPPPGDGEPLAVAAPAAAAFAEPKTAPPPLPSDLQAYLDQQEREILVRALHESGFNRTAAAARLGMSLRQIRYRIARLGITTPNGDEGTASNADD from the coding sequence TATGAGCTCACGCTGCTGCGCGAGGGCTACCGCGTGGAAGCCGCGGGCAGCGTTTCGGAAGCATGGGAGCACCTGGAGGCCGGCCAATTCGATGCTGTGATCACCGACATGCGCTTGCCGGACGGCCAGGGCATGGAAATCATCCATCGCATCCAGAAAGACCAACGCACCGAGCGCTGCGTCGTGATGACGGCCTACGGCTCGGCGGAAAACGCGGTCGAGGCGCTGAAAGCCGGCGCGTTCGATTACCTGACCAAGCCTGTCGACCTGAAGCAGTTCCGCGCCGTGGTTGCCTCCGCCGTGCAGGCGCAGCACGCCGCGCCCGCCAAGACCATGAAAGCGGCACCGGCGGCACAAGGCGAACGTGCCGGCGACACGCCCGGCGTGACAGGCAGCGGCATTGCGGCGCTCGAACGGCTGGTCGGCAACTCGGAGCCGATGCGCCTGGTCAAGTCGCGCATCGCCAAGGTGGCGCGCGGCATGGCGCCCGTGCTGGTGCGCGGCGAATCGGGCACCGGCAAGGAGCTGGTGGCGCGCGCCGTGCACGCCTGCAGCCAGCGCAGCGACGGCCCGTTCGTCGCGGTCAACTGCGGCGCCATTCCGGAGAACCTGCTCGAGGCCGAATTCTTCGGTGCGCGCAAGGGCTCGTACACCGGCTCGTCGCAAGACCGCGACGGCTACTTCCAGGCCGCACGGGGCGGCACGCTGTTCCTCGACGAAATCGGCGACCTGCCGCTGGCAATGCAGTCAAAGCTGCTGCGCGCGATCCAGGAGCGCAGCGTGCGCTCCATCGGCTCCACGCAGGAAGACGCGGTCGACGTGCGCGTCGTGAGTGCCACCCACAAGGACCTGCACGCCGAAGTCAACGCGGGCCGCTTTCGCCAGGACCTTTTCTACCGGCTCAACGTGATCGAGATCGCGGTGCCCGCGCTGCGCGACCGGCGCGAAGACCTGCCGGCCCTGTGCGCCGCGTTGCTCGCGCGCATTGCGCACGACGGCGGACTGCCGGTGCCGCATCTTTCCGCCGATCTGCTGCACCGGCTGGCGCAGCATCCGCTGCACGGCAATGTGCGCGAACTTGAAAACCTGCTGCACCGCGCCGTGGCCCTCAACGACGGCGACGAACTGCACCTGGACCTGATGGGAGGCGGACAGCCCGCCGTCGCGGGGCTTGCGGCTTCGGCGCCCTCATCCTCACCGCCGCCGGGGGACGGTGAACCGCTCGCCGTTGCGGCGCCCGCAGCCGCAGCTTTCGCCGAGCCCAAGACCGCACCGCCGCCCTTGCCATCCGACCTGCAGGCCTACCTCGACCAGCAGGAGCGCGAAATTCTGGTGCGCGCGCTGCATGAAAGCGGCTTCAATCGAACCGCGGCCGCCGCGCGGCTCGGCATGAGCCTGCGCCAGATCCGCTATCGCATCGCACGGCTGGGCATCACCACGCCCAACGGCGACGAAGGTACCGCGAGCAATGCCGACGATTGA
- a CDS encoding carbohydrate kinase family protein, with amino-acid sequence MAAVICGSLAFDTIMTFEGRFADQILPDQLHILNVSFLVPGLRRDFGGCAGNIAYSLNALGGTALPMATLGSDGADYLERLRTLGISTEFVRQLDDTFTAQAMIMNDVDNNQITAFHPGAMQQAHLTKVSAREDIRVGIIAPDGREAMLQHAEQFAAAGIPFVFDPGQGLPMFEGEALKHFIDLASWVVVNDYEGKMLSQRTGWSLAEISKRVRGLVVTLAAEGCEVWTDGEREHVPGVTPTAVVEPTGCGDAWRGALLFGLEKEWPLAQCAALGNRIGALKIAQRGPQNYQIDKKALGL; translated from the coding sequence ATGGCAGCAGTGATTTGCGGTTCCCTCGCGTTCGACACCATCATGACTTTCGAGGGCCGGTTTGCCGACCAGATCCTTCCGGACCAGTTGCACATTCTCAATGTGTCGTTCCTGGTGCCGGGTCTGCGGCGTGACTTCGGCGGTTGTGCCGGCAACATCGCATACAGCCTCAACGCGCTGGGCGGCACGGCATTGCCGATGGCCACGCTCGGAAGCGACGGAGCCGACTACCTGGAGCGCCTGCGCACGTTGGGCATCAGCACCGAGTTCGTGCGCCAGCTGGACGACACGTTTACCGCGCAGGCGATGATCATGAACGACGTCGACAACAACCAGATCACCGCGTTCCACCCCGGTGCGATGCAGCAGGCGCACCTCACGAAGGTCTCCGCCCGCGAAGACATCCGCGTCGGCATCATCGCACCCGACGGCCGCGAAGCGATGCTGCAGCATGCCGAGCAATTTGCCGCCGCAGGCATTCCGTTCGTGTTCGATCCAGGCCAAGGCCTGCCGATGTTCGAGGGCGAAGCGCTCAAGCACTTCATCGACCTGGCAAGCTGGGTGGTCGTCAACGACTACGAGGGCAAGATGCTTTCGCAGCGCACCGGCTGGAGCCTGGCCGAAATCTCCAAGCGCGTGCGCGGCCTGGTGGTCACGCTGGCGGCCGAGGGCTGCGAAGTCTGGACAGATGGCGAGCGCGAGCACGTGCCGGGCGTGACGCCGACCGCGGTGGTCGAACCCACCGGCTGCGGCGATGCATGGCGCGGCGCGCTGCTGTTCGGACTGGAGAAGGAATGGCCGCTCGCGCAATGCGCAGCACTTGGCAACCGCATCGGTGCGCTCAAGATCGCGCAGCGCGGGCCTCAGAACTATCAGATCGACAAGAAGGCGCTGGGCCTCTGA
- a CDS encoding ribonucleoside-diphosphate reductase subunit alpha: MQTALNTPSTPRAVPSTPQQQQRDTAGSPTGQNLAHYQIIRRNGAVVPFEPNKIAIAMMKAFLAVHGTQGAASASVRETVDALTQGVIRAMVRSRPGGGTFHIEDVQDQVELGLMRGGHHEIARAYVLYRERRTQERSKQGTQETPAAPLLHVLDRGERVALDLNELKGLIESACEGLGDGISAAPIVAETMRNLYDGVPLDEVYKASILAARTLIEKDPDYTFATARLLLHTIFKEIIGREVMPAERAQTYADYFPQFIKKGVENELLDEKLLQYDLPRLGAALKAERDNQFDYLGLQTLYDRYFLHVRKSRIELPQAFFMRVAMGLSLGEIDREARAIEFYEVLSSFDFMSSTPTLFNAGTLRSQLSSCYLTTVPDDLDGIYESIKENALLSKFAGGLGNDWTRVRALGSHIKGTNGESQGVVPFLKVVNDTAVAVNQGGKRKGAVCTYLETWHLDIEEFLELRKNTGDDRRRTHDMNTANWIPDLFMRRVMEKGTWTLFSPSNVPDLHDLFGAEFEKAYVAYEEKAARGEIKPARTIQASDLWRKMLTMLFETGHPWITFKDACNVRSPQQHAGVVHSSNLCTEITLNTSDTETAVCNLGSVNLLQHLKDGKVDQEKLKRTISTAMRMLDNVIDINYYAVKKARDSNLRHRPVGLGLMGFQDALYELRIPYASQEAVQFADESMEAICYHAYWASTELAKERGKYSSYKGSLWDKGILPIDTLDLLEKARGGYVEVDRSATLDWDALRQKIKADGMRNSNCVAIAPTATISNIIGVDASIEPCFGNLSVKSNLSGEFTVINHYLVRDLKRLGLWDDVMVMDLKHFDGSLRPIDRVPQDVKALYATAFEVETTWLVEAAARRQKWIDQAQSLNIYMAGASGKKLDDTYKLAWLRGLKTTYYLRTQSATHAEKSTVQSGRLNAVSSGSDAPSGMSALDAAAAAAKAQMNAIPATDIAFCGVDDPTCEACQ, encoded by the coding sequence ATGCAAACAGCCCTGAACACCCCATCGACCCCGCGCGCCGTTCCCTCGACGCCGCAGCAGCAGCAACGAGACACTGCCGGCTCGCCCACCGGCCAGAACCTCGCGCACTACCAGATCATCCGCCGCAATGGCGCCGTGGTTCCCTTCGAACCCAACAAGATCGCCATCGCGATGATGAAAGCCTTCCTGGCGGTGCACGGCACCCAGGGCGCGGCTTCGGCCAGCGTGCGCGAAACGGTCGACGCCCTCACGCAAGGCGTGATCCGCGCCATGGTTCGCTCGCGTCCGGGCGGCGGCACCTTCCATATCGAAGACGTGCAAGACCAGGTCGAACTCGGCCTGATGCGCGGCGGCCACCACGAAATCGCGCGCGCCTATGTGCTGTACCGCGAACGCCGCACGCAAGAGCGTTCCAAGCAAGGCACGCAGGAAACGCCGGCCGCGCCGCTGCTCCACGTGCTGGACCGCGGCGAGCGCGTGGCGCTCGACCTGAACGAACTCAAGGGCCTGATCGAATCGGCTTGCGAAGGCCTGGGCGACGGCATCAGTGCCGCGCCGATCGTCGCCGAGACGATGCGCAACCTGTACGACGGCGTGCCGCTCGACGAGGTGTACAAGGCCTCGATCCTGGCTGCCCGCACGCTCATCGAGAAAGACCCCGACTACACGTTCGCGACCGCCCGCCTGCTGCTGCACACGATCTTCAAGGAAATCATCGGCCGCGAAGTCATGCCCGCCGAGCGCGCGCAGACCTACGCCGACTACTTCCCGCAGTTCATCAAGAAGGGGGTCGAGAACGAGCTGCTCGACGAAAAGCTGCTGCAGTACGACCTGCCCCGCCTGGGCGCGGCGCTCAAGGCAGAGCGCGACAACCAGTTCGACTACCTCGGCCTGCAGACGCTGTACGACCGCTACTTCCTGCACGTGCGCAAGTCGCGCATCGAGCTGCCGCAGGCTTTCTTCATGCGCGTGGCGATGGGCCTCTCGCTCGGCGAAATCGACCGCGAAGCGCGCGCCATCGAGTTCTACGAAGTGCTGTCGTCGTTCGACTTCATGTCGAGCACGCCCACGCTCTTCAACGCCGGCACGCTGCGCTCGCAGCTGTCCAGCTGTTACCTGACCACCGTGCCCGACGACCTGGACGGCATCTACGAGTCGATCAAGGAAAACGCGCTGCTCTCCAAGTTTGCGGGTGGGCTGGGCAACGACTGGACCCGCGTGCGCGCACTGGGCAGCCACATCAAGGGCACCAACGGCGAATCGCAGGGCGTGGTGCCGTTCCTCAAGGTGGTGAACGACACCGCCGTGGCGGTGAACCAGGGCGGCAAGCGCAAGGGCGCGGTCTGCACGTACCTTGAAACCTGGCACCTCGACATCGAGGAGTTCCTGGAGCTGCGCAAGAACACCGGCGACGACCGCCGCCGCACGCACGACATGAACACGGCCAACTGGATTCCCGACCTCTTCATGCGCCGCGTGATGGAAAAGGGCACCTGGACGCTGTTCTCGCCGTCGAACGTGCCCGACCTGCACGACCTGTTCGGCGCCGAGTTCGAGAAGGCCTACGTCGCCTACGAAGAAAAAGCCGCGCGCGGCGAGATCAAGCCTGCCCGCACCATCCAGGCGTCGGACCTGTGGCGCAAGATGCTCACGATGCTGTTCGAGACCGGCCATCCCTGGATCACCTTCAAGGACGCCTGCAACGTGCGCTCGCCGCAGCAGCACGCCGGCGTGGTTCACTCGTCGAACCTGTGCACCGAAATCACGCTGAACACCAGCGACACCGAAACCGCCGTCTGCAACCTGGGTTCGGTGAACCTGCTGCAGCACCTGAAGGATGGCAAGGTCGACCAGGAAAAGCTCAAGCGCACGATCTCGACCGCGATGCGCATGCTCGACAACGTGATCGACATCAACTACTACGCCGTGAAGAAGGCGCGCGACTCGAACCTGCGCCACCGTCCGGTCGGCCTGGGCCTGATGGGCTTCCAGGACGCGCTGTACGAACTGCGTATTCCCTACGCCTCGCAGGAAGCCGTGCAGTTTGCCGACGAGTCGATGGAAGCCATCTGCTACCACGCGTACTGGGCCTCGACCGAGCTGGCCAAGGAACGCGGCAAGTACTCGAGCTACAAGGGCTCGCTGTGGGACAAGGGCATCCTGCCGATCGACACGCTCGACCTGCTTGAAAAAGCACGCGGCGGCTACGTCGAGGTCGACCGCTCGGCCACCCTCGACTGGGACGCGCTGCGCCAGAAGATCAAGGCCGACGGCATGCGCAACTCCAACTGCGTGGCCATCGCACCGACCGCGACCATCTCGAACATCATCGGCGTCGACGCTTCCATCGAGCCGTGCTTCGGCAACCTCTCGGTCAAGTCGAACCTGTCGGGCGAGTTCACCGTCATCAACCATTACCTGGTGCGCGACCTGAAGCGCCTGGGCCTGTGGGACGACGTGATGGTGATGGACCTGAAGCACTTCGACGGTTCGCTGCGTCCGATCGACCGCGTGCCGCAAGACGTGAAGGCGCTCTACGCCACCGCGTTCGAAGTGGAAACCACGTGGCTCGTCGAAGCCGCCGCACGCCGCCAGAAGTGGATCGACCAGGCACAGTCGCTCAACATCTACATGGCCGGCGCATCGGGCAAGAAGCTCGACGACACCTACAAGCTCGCATGGCTGCGCGGCCTGAAGACCACCTACTACCTGCGCACGCAGAGCGCGACGCACGCGGAGAAATCCACTGTGCAGTCGGGCCGTCTCAACGCGGTGTCGTCGGGCAGCGATGCACCTTCCGGCATGAGCGCACTCGACGCCGCGGCTGCCGCAGCGAAGGCGCAGATGAACGCGATTCCCGCAACCGACATCGCGTTCTGCGGCGTGGACGATCCGACTTGCGAAGCATGCCAATGA